Proteins from one Sander lucioperca isolate FBNREF2018 chromosome 16, SLUC_FBN_1.2, whole genome shotgun sequence genomic window:
- the LOC116047349 gene encoding chromosomal protein D1-like isoform X5, whose amino-acid sequence MEDEIRTTETEQGDVASNEGESSVEMSNSPTKKGRGRPQGSKKLKVCVTDVNLMELVSGISNGGSTQTPRKRGRPKRAEQQGAGDDHADDSVQTQGSKKHASNEDSLTTDPSPKKRGRPRKSLSYSTPEKADTKDVLNGDSETPKARWGRPKGSTKRKSESLTSEETEGGLVTQRSLNKKLRLETELSSEEERGDKEQAKRERGRPKGSVNKKPAKRGRPRKYPLPSPEELKKPKVWKPLGRPRKYPRVDPPEGSLPAPRRSRGRPRKSESKKGAHLRKNLPASSSSPCNPNVESPRKRGRPPSTQKKDAGSPRKRGRPQSTQKKDAGTPRKRGRPPSTPKKDAGTPRKRGRPKGSVNKKDGHSKAKGDSSPVGVEHEAELAKDEVEHDDAEDSMEPDTEASIVDDTEASIVHDTEMTIMDNTEESLIDQDASFEVSNQA is encoded by the exons ATGGAAGATGAAATAAGAACGACTGAGACAGAACAAGGAGATGTGGCGAGCAATGAGGGAGAGTCCAGTGTAGAAATGTCCAACAGTCCAACTAAAAAAGGAAGGGGGAGGCCACAAGGTTCAAAGAAGTTGAAGGTTTGTGTTACAGACGTTAACCTAATGGAGCTGGTTTCAGGCATTTCCAATGGTGGGTCTACACAGACCCCGAGGAAAAGAGGGCGTCCAAAACGGGCAGAGCAACAAGGAGCAGGAGACGACCATGCTGATGATTCTGTGCAAACCCAAGGCTCCAAGAAACACGCCAGTAATGAAGACAGTCTTACGACAGACCCTTCTCCTAAGAAAAGAGGCAGGCCAAGAAAGTCTCTCAGCTATAGCACCCCTGAGAAGGCTGATACTAAAGACGTACTGAACGGTGACTCTGAGACACCAAAAGCGAGATGGGGTCGTCCAAAAGGATCCACGAAGCGCAAGTCAGAAAGTTTAACAAGTGAAGAAACTGAAggcggtcttgtaacacaaagATCTCTCAATAAGAAACTCAGGCTGGAGACAGAGTTGAGCAGTGAAG aggagagaggagataaAGAACAAGCTAAGAGGGAAAGAGGTCGACCTAAAGGCTCTGTAAACAAGAAACCAGCCAAAAGGGGAAGGCCTAGGAAATACCCTTTGCCGTCACCTGAGGAACTGAAAAAACCAAAAGTATGGAAGCCGCTGGGAAGGCCGAGGAAATACCCACGTGTTGATCCTCCAGAGGGATCTCTACCAGCCCCTCGCAGAAGCCGCGGTCGGCCTCGCAAGTCAGAGTCCAAGAAAGGCGCTCACTTGCGCAAGAATTTGCCAGCCTCTTCATCCTCACCATGCAACCCCAATGTTGAATCCCCGAGAAAGAGGGGCCGTCCCCCAAGTACTCAAAAAAAAGATGCTGGCTCCCCAAGAAAGAGGGGCCGTCCCCAAAGTACTCAAAAAAAAGATGCAGGAACCCCGCGGAAAAGGGGCCGTCCCCCAAGTACTCCAAAAAAAGATGCTGGAACCCCGCGGAAAAGGGGCCGCCCCAAAGGTTCAGTCAACAAAAAGGACGGCCATTCAAAAGCAAAGGGCGATTCATCTCCTGTTGGGGTGGAACATGAAGCAGAGCTGGCAAAAGACGAGGTGGAGCATGACGATGCAGAGGATTCCATGGAGCCCGACACAGAGGCGTCTATCGTGGACGACACAGAGGCGTCCATTGTGCACGACACAGAGATGACCATCATGGACAATACTGAAGAATCACTCATCGATCAGGATGCAAGCTTTGAAGTTAGTAACCAGGCTTAA
- the LOC116047349 gene encoding serine/arginine repetitive matrix protein 2-like isoform X2 — translation MEDEIRTTETEQGDVASNEGESSVEMSNSPTKKGRGRPQGSKKLKVCVTDVNLMELVSGISNGGSTQTPRKRGRPKRAEQQGAGDDHADDSVQTQGSKKHASNEDSLTTDPSPKKRGRPRKSLSYSTPEKADTKDVLNGDSETPKARWGRPKGSTKRKSESLTSEETEGGLVTQRSLNKKLRLETELSSEGEEDAGVSQKPPIRRSRGRPRKVISQERGDKEQAKRERGRPKGSVNKKPAKRGRPRKYPLPSPEELKKPKVWKPLGRPRKYPRVDPPEGSLPAPRRSRGRPRKSESKKGAHLRKNLPASSSSPCNPNVESPRKRGRPPSTQKKDAGTPRKRGRPPSTPKKDAGTPRKRGRPKGSVNKKDGHSKAKGDSSPVGVEHEAELAKDEVEHDDAEDSMEPDTEASIVDDTEASIVHDTEMTIMDNTEESLIDQDASFEVSNQA, via the exons ATGGAAGATGAAATAAGAACGACTGAGACAGAACAAGGAGATGTGGCGAGCAATGAGGGAGAGTCCAGTGTAGAAATGTCCAACAGTCCAACTAAAAAAGGAAGGGGGAGGCCACAAGGTTCAAAGAAGTTGAAGGTTTGTGTTACAGACGTTAACCTAATGGAGCTGGTTTCAGGCATTTCCAATGGTGGGTCTACACAGACCCCGAGGAAAAGAGGGCGTCCAAAACGGGCAGAGCAACAAGGAGCAGGAGACGACCATGCTGATGATTCTGTGCAAACCCAAGGCTCCAAGAAACACGCCAGTAATGAAGACAGTCTTACGACAGACCCTTCTCCTAAGAAAAGAGGCAGGCCAAGAAAGTCTCTCAGCTATAGCACCCCTGAGAAGGCTGATACTAAAGACGTACTGAACGGTGACTCTGAGACACCAAAAGCGAGATGGGGTCGTCCAAAAGGATCCACGAAGCGCAAGTCAGAAAGTTTAACAAGTGAAGAAACTGAAggcggtcttgtaacacaaagATCTCTCAATAAGAAACTCAGGCTGGAGACAGAGTTGAGCAGTGAAGGGGAGGAGGACGCTGGTGTAAGCCAAAAACCACCGATAAGGAGATCGAGGGGAAGGCCAAGAAAAGttatttcacaggagagaggagataaAGAACAAGCTAAGAGGGAAAGAGGTCGACCTAAAGGCTCTGTAAACAAGAAACCAGCCAAAAGGGGAAGGCCTAGGAAATACCCTTTGCCGTCACCTGAGGAACTGAAAAAACCAAAAGTATGGAAGCCGCTGGGAAGGCCGAGGAAATACCCACGTGTTGATCCTCCAGAGGGATCTCTACCAGCCCCTCGCAGAAGCCGCGGTCGGCCTCGCAAGTCAGAGTCCAAGAAAGGCGCTCACTTGCGCAAGAATTTGCCAGCCTCTTCATCCTCACCATGCAACCCCAATGTTGAATCCCCGAGAAAGAGGGGCCGTCCCCCAAGTACTCAAAAAAAAGATGCTG GAACCCCGCGGAAAAGGGGCCGTCCCCCAAGTACTCCAAAAAAAGATGCTGGAACCCCGCGGAAAAGGGGCCGCCCCAAAGGTTCAGTCAACAAAAAGGACGGCCATTCAAAAGCAAAGGGCGATTCATCTCCTGTTGGGGTGGAACATGAAGCAGAGCTGGCAAAAGACGAGGTGGAGCATGACGATGCAGAGGATTCCATGGAGCCCGACACAGAGGCGTCTATCGTGGACGACACAGAGGCGTCCATTGTGCACGACACAGAGATGACCATCATGGACAATACTGAAGAATCACTCATCGATCAGGATGCAAGCTTTGAAGTTAGTAACCAGGCTTAA
- the LOC116047349 gene encoding serine/arginine repetitive matrix protein 2-like isoform X8, with product MEDEIRTTETEQGDVASNEGESSVEMSNSPTKKGRGRPQGSKKLKVCVTDVNLMELVSGISNGGSTQTPRKRGRPKRAEQQGAGDDHADDSVQTQGSKKHASNEDSLTTDPSPKKRGRPRKSLSYSTPEKADTKDVLNGDSETPKARWGRPKGSTKRKSESLTSEETEGGLVTQRSLNKKLRLETELSSEGEEDAGVSQKPPIRRSRGRPRKVISQERGDKEQAKRERGRPKGSVNKKPAKRGRPRKYPLPSPEELKKPKVWKPLGRPRKYPRVDPPEGSLPAPRRSRGRPRKSESKKGAHLRKNLPASSSSPCNPNVESPRKRGRPPSTPKKDAGTPRKRGRPKGSVNKKDGHSKAKGDSSPVGVEHEAELAKDEVEHDDAEDSMEPDTEASIVDDTEASIVHDTEMTIMDNTEESLIDQDASFEVSNQA from the exons ATGGAAGATGAAATAAGAACGACTGAGACAGAACAAGGAGATGTGGCGAGCAATGAGGGAGAGTCCAGTGTAGAAATGTCCAACAGTCCAACTAAAAAAGGAAGGGGGAGGCCACAAGGTTCAAAGAAGTTGAAGGTTTGTGTTACAGACGTTAACCTAATGGAGCTGGTTTCAGGCATTTCCAATGGTGGGTCTACACAGACCCCGAGGAAAAGAGGGCGTCCAAAACGGGCAGAGCAACAAGGAGCAGGAGACGACCATGCTGATGATTCTGTGCAAACCCAAGGCTCCAAGAAACACGCCAGTAATGAAGACAGTCTTACGACAGACCCTTCTCCTAAGAAAAGAGGCAGGCCAAGAAAGTCTCTCAGCTATAGCACCCCTGAGAAGGCTGATACTAAAGACGTACTGAACGGTGACTCTGAGACACCAAAAGCGAGATGGGGTCGTCCAAAAGGATCCACGAAGCGCAAGTCAGAAAGTTTAACAAGTGAAGAAACTGAAggcggtcttgtaacacaaagATCTCTCAATAAGAAACTCAGGCTGGAGACAGAGTTGAGCAGTGAAGGGGAGGAGGACGCTGGTGTAAGCCAAAAACCACCGATAAGGAGATCGAGGGGAAGGCCAAGAAAAGttatttcacaggagagaggagataaAGAACAAGCTAAGAGGGAAAGAGGTCGACCTAAAGGCTCTGTAAACAAGAAACCAGCCAAAAGGGGAAGGCCTAGGAAATACCCTTTGCCGTCACCTGAGGAACTGAAAAAACCAAAAGTATGGAAGCCGCTGGGAAGGCCGAGGAAATACCCACGTGTTGATCCTCCAGAGGGATCTCTACCAGCCCCTCGCAGAAGCCGCGGTCGGCCTCGCAAGTCAGAGTCCAAGAAAGGCGCTCACTTGCGCAAGAATTTGCCAGCCTCTTCATCCTCACCATGCAACCCCAATGTTGAATCCCCGAGAAAGAG GGGCCGTCCCCCAAGTACTCCAAAAAAAGATGCTGGAACCCCGCGGAAAAGGGGCCGCCCCAAAGGTTCAGTCAACAAAAAGGACGGCCATTCAAAAGCAAAGGGCGATTCATCTCCTGTTGGGGTGGAACATGAAGCAGAGCTGGCAAAAGACGAGGTGGAGCATGACGATGCAGAGGATTCCATGGAGCCCGACACAGAGGCGTCTATCGTGGACGACACAGAGGCGTCCATTGTGCACGACACAGAGATGACCATCATGGACAATACTGAAGAATCACTCATCGATCAGGATGCAAGCTTTGAAGTTAGTAACCAGGCTTAA
- the LOC116047349 gene encoding chromosomal protein D1-like isoform X3, with protein MEDEIRTTETEQGDVASNEGESSVEMSNSPTKKGRGRPQGSKKLKVCVTDVNLMELVSGISNGGSTQTPRKRGRPKRAEQQGAGDDHADDSVQTQGSKKHASNEDSLTTDPSPKKRGRPRKSLSYSTPEKADTKDVLNGDSETPKARWGRPKGSTKRKSESLTSEETEGGLVTQRSLNKKLRLETELSSEGEEDRGDKEQAKRERGRPKGSVNKKPAKRGRPRKYPLPSPEELKKPKVWKPLGRPRKYPRVDPPEGSLPAPRRSRGRPRKSESKKGAHLRKNLPASSSSPCNPNVESPRKRGRPPSTQKKDAGSPRKRGRPQSTQKKDAGTPRKRGRPPSTPKKDAGTPRKRGRPKGSVNKKDGHSKAKGDSSPVGVEHEAELAKDEVEHDDAEDSMEPDTEASIVDDTEASIVHDTEMTIMDNTEESLIDQDASFEVSNQA; from the exons ATGGAAGATGAAATAAGAACGACTGAGACAGAACAAGGAGATGTGGCGAGCAATGAGGGAGAGTCCAGTGTAGAAATGTCCAACAGTCCAACTAAAAAAGGAAGGGGGAGGCCACAAGGTTCAAAGAAGTTGAAGGTTTGTGTTACAGACGTTAACCTAATGGAGCTGGTTTCAGGCATTTCCAATGGTGGGTCTACACAGACCCCGAGGAAAAGAGGGCGTCCAAAACGGGCAGAGCAACAAGGAGCAGGAGACGACCATGCTGATGATTCTGTGCAAACCCAAGGCTCCAAGAAACACGCCAGTAATGAAGACAGTCTTACGACAGACCCTTCTCCTAAGAAAAGAGGCAGGCCAAGAAAGTCTCTCAGCTATAGCACCCCTGAGAAGGCTGATACTAAAGACGTACTGAACGGTGACTCTGAGACACCAAAAGCGAGATGGGGTCGTCCAAAAGGATCCACGAAGCGCAAGTCAGAAAGTTTAACAAGTGAAGAAACTGAAggcggtcttgtaacacaaagATCTCTCAATAAGAAACTCAGGCTGGAGACAGAGTTGAGCAGTGAAGGGGAGGAGGAC agaggagataaAGAACAAGCTAAGAGGGAAAGAGGTCGACCTAAAGGCTCTGTAAACAAGAAACCAGCCAAAAGGGGAAGGCCTAGGAAATACCCTTTGCCGTCACCTGAGGAACTGAAAAAACCAAAAGTATGGAAGCCGCTGGGAAGGCCGAGGAAATACCCACGTGTTGATCCTCCAGAGGGATCTCTACCAGCCCCTCGCAGAAGCCGCGGTCGGCCTCGCAAGTCAGAGTCCAAGAAAGGCGCTCACTTGCGCAAGAATTTGCCAGCCTCTTCATCCTCACCATGCAACCCCAATGTTGAATCCCCGAGAAAGAGGGGCCGTCCCCCAAGTACTCAAAAAAAAGATGCTGGCTCCCCAAGAAAGAGGGGCCGTCCCCAAAGTACTCAAAAAAAAGATGCAGGAACCCCGCGGAAAAGGGGCCGTCCCCCAAGTACTCCAAAAAAAGATGCTGGAACCCCGCGGAAAAGGGGCCGCCCCAAAGGTTCAGTCAACAAAAAGGACGGCCATTCAAAAGCAAAGGGCGATTCATCTCCTGTTGGGGTGGAACATGAAGCAGAGCTGGCAAAAGACGAGGTGGAGCATGACGATGCAGAGGATTCCATGGAGCCCGACACAGAGGCGTCTATCGTGGACGACACAGAGGCGTCCATTGTGCACGACACAGAGATGACCATCATGGACAATACTGAAGAATCACTCATCGATCAGGATGCAAGCTTTGAAGTTAGTAACCAGGCTTAA
- the LOC116047349 gene encoding chromosomal protein D1-like isoform X6 has product MEDEIRTTETEQGDVASNEGESSVEMSNSPTKKGRGRPQGSKKLKVCVTDVNLMELVSGISNGGSTQTPRKRGRPKRAEQQGAGDDHADDSVQTQGSKKHASNEDSLTTDPSPKKRGRPRKSLSYSTPEKADTKDVLNGDSETPKARWGRPKGSTKRKSESLTSEETEGGLVTQRSLNKKLRLETELSSEGEEDAGVSQKPPIRRSRGRPRKKPAKRGRPRKYPLPSPEELKKPKVWKPLGRPRKYPRVDPPEGSLPAPRRSRGRPRKSESKKGAHLRKNLPASSSSPCNPNVESPRKRGRPPSTQKKDAGSPRKRGRPQSTQKKDAGTPRKRGRPPSTPKKDAGTPRKRGRPKGSVNKKDGHSKAKGDSSPVGVEHEAELAKDEVEHDDAEDSMEPDTEASIVDDTEASIVHDTEMTIMDNTEESLIDQDASFEVSNQA; this is encoded by the exons ATGGAAGATGAAATAAGAACGACTGAGACAGAACAAGGAGATGTGGCGAGCAATGAGGGAGAGTCCAGTGTAGAAATGTCCAACAGTCCAACTAAAAAAGGAAGGGGGAGGCCACAAGGTTCAAAGAAGTTGAAGGTTTGTGTTACAGACGTTAACCTAATGGAGCTGGTTTCAGGCATTTCCAATGGTGGGTCTACACAGACCCCGAGGAAAAGAGGGCGTCCAAAACGGGCAGAGCAACAAGGAGCAGGAGACGACCATGCTGATGATTCTGTGCAAACCCAAGGCTCCAAGAAACACGCCAGTAATGAAGACAGTCTTACGACAGACCCTTCTCCTAAGAAAAGAGGCAGGCCAAGAAAGTCTCTCAGCTATAGCACCCCTGAGAAGGCTGATACTAAAGACGTACTGAACGGTGACTCTGAGACACCAAAAGCGAGATGGGGTCGTCCAAAAGGATCCACGAAGCGCAAGTCAGAAAGTTTAACAAGTGAAGAAACTGAAggcggtcttgtaacacaaagATCTCTCAATAAGAAACTCAGGCTGGAGACAGAGTTGAGCAGTGAAGGGGAGGAGGACGCTGGTGTAAGCCAAAAACCACCGATAAGGAGATCGAGGGGAAGGCCAAGAAAA AAACCAGCCAAAAGGGGAAGGCCTAGGAAATACCCTTTGCCGTCACCTGAGGAACTGAAAAAACCAAAAGTATGGAAGCCGCTGGGAAGGCCGAGGAAATACCCACGTGTTGATCCTCCAGAGGGATCTCTACCAGCCCCTCGCAGAAGCCGCGGTCGGCCTCGCAAGTCAGAGTCCAAGAAAGGCGCTCACTTGCGCAAGAATTTGCCAGCCTCTTCATCCTCACCATGCAACCCCAATGTTGAATCCCCGAGAAAGAGGGGCCGTCCCCCAAGTACTCAAAAAAAAGATGCTGGCTCCCCAAGAAAGAGGGGCCGTCCCCAAAGTACTCAAAAAAAAGATGCAGGAACCCCGCGGAAAAGGGGCCGTCCCCCAAGTACTCCAAAAAAAGATGCTGGAACCCCGCGGAAAAGGGGCCGCCCCAAAGGTTCAGTCAACAAAAAGGACGGCCATTCAAAAGCAAAGGGCGATTCATCTCCTGTTGGGGTGGAACATGAAGCAGAGCTGGCAAAAGACGAGGTGGAGCATGACGATGCAGAGGATTCCATGGAGCCCGACACAGAGGCGTCTATCGTGGACGACACAGAGGCGTCCATTGTGCACGACACAGAGATGACCATCATGGACAATACTGAAGAATCACTCATCGATCAGGATGCAAGCTTTGAAGTTAGTAACCAGGCTTAA
- the LOC116047349 gene encoding chromosomal protein D1-like isoform X1: MEDEIRTTETEQGDVASNEGESSVEMSNSPTKKGRGRPQGSKKLKVCVTDVNLMELVSGISNGGSTQTPRKRGRPKRAEQQGAGDDHADDSVQTQGSKKHASNEDSLTTDPSPKKRGRPRKSLSYSTPEKADTKDVLNGDSETPKARWGRPKGSTKRKSESLTSEETEGGLVTQRSLNKKLRLETELSSEGEEDAGVSQKPPIRRSRGRPRKVISQERGDKEQAKRERGRPKGSVNKKPAKRGRPRKYPLPSPEELKKPKVWKPLGRPRKYPRVDPPEGSLPAPRRSRGRPRKSESKKGAHLRKNLPASSSSPCNPNVESPRKRGRPPSTQKKDAGSPRKRGRPQSTQKKDAGTPRKRGRPPSTPKKDAGTPRKRGRPKGSVNKKDGHSKAKGDSSPVGVEHEAELAKDEVEHDDAEDSMEPDTEASIVDDTEASIVHDTEMTIMDNTEESLIDQDASFEVSNQA; the protein is encoded by the coding sequence ATGGAAGATGAAATAAGAACGACTGAGACAGAACAAGGAGATGTGGCGAGCAATGAGGGAGAGTCCAGTGTAGAAATGTCCAACAGTCCAACTAAAAAAGGAAGGGGGAGGCCACAAGGTTCAAAGAAGTTGAAGGTTTGTGTTACAGACGTTAACCTAATGGAGCTGGTTTCAGGCATTTCCAATGGTGGGTCTACACAGACCCCGAGGAAAAGAGGGCGTCCAAAACGGGCAGAGCAACAAGGAGCAGGAGACGACCATGCTGATGATTCTGTGCAAACCCAAGGCTCCAAGAAACACGCCAGTAATGAAGACAGTCTTACGACAGACCCTTCTCCTAAGAAAAGAGGCAGGCCAAGAAAGTCTCTCAGCTATAGCACCCCTGAGAAGGCTGATACTAAAGACGTACTGAACGGTGACTCTGAGACACCAAAAGCGAGATGGGGTCGTCCAAAAGGATCCACGAAGCGCAAGTCAGAAAGTTTAACAAGTGAAGAAACTGAAggcggtcttgtaacacaaagATCTCTCAATAAGAAACTCAGGCTGGAGACAGAGTTGAGCAGTGAAGGGGAGGAGGACGCTGGTGTAAGCCAAAAACCACCGATAAGGAGATCGAGGGGAAGGCCAAGAAAAGttatttcacaggagagaggagataaAGAACAAGCTAAGAGGGAAAGAGGTCGACCTAAAGGCTCTGTAAACAAGAAACCAGCCAAAAGGGGAAGGCCTAGGAAATACCCTTTGCCGTCACCTGAGGAACTGAAAAAACCAAAAGTATGGAAGCCGCTGGGAAGGCCGAGGAAATACCCACGTGTTGATCCTCCAGAGGGATCTCTACCAGCCCCTCGCAGAAGCCGCGGTCGGCCTCGCAAGTCAGAGTCCAAGAAAGGCGCTCACTTGCGCAAGAATTTGCCAGCCTCTTCATCCTCACCATGCAACCCCAATGTTGAATCCCCGAGAAAGAGGGGCCGTCCCCCAAGTACTCAAAAAAAAGATGCTGGCTCCCCAAGAAAGAGGGGCCGTCCCCAAAGTACTCAAAAAAAAGATGCAGGAACCCCGCGGAAAAGGGGCCGTCCCCCAAGTACTCCAAAAAAAGATGCTGGAACCCCGCGGAAAAGGGGCCGCCCCAAAGGTTCAGTCAACAAAAAGGACGGCCATTCAAAAGCAAAGGGCGATTCATCTCCTGTTGGGGTGGAACATGAAGCAGAGCTGGCAAAAGACGAGGTGGAGCATGACGATGCAGAGGATTCCATGGAGCCCGACACAGAGGCGTCTATCGTGGACGACACAGAGGCGTCCATTGTGCACGACACAGAGATGACCATCATGGACAATACTGAAGAATCACTCATCGATCAGGATGCAAGCTTTGAAGTTAGTAACCAGGCTTAA
- the LOC116047349 gene encoding serine/arginine repetitive matrix protein 2-like isoform X4, translated as MEDEIRTTETEQGDVASNEGESSVEMSNSPTKKGRGRPQGSKKLKVCVTDVNLMELVSGISNGGSTQTPRKRGRPKRAEQQGAGDDHADDSVQTQGSKKHASNEDSLTTDPSPKKRGRPRKSLSYSTPEKADTKDVLNGDSETPKARWGRPKGSTKRKSESLTSEETEGGLVTQRSLNKKLRLETELSSEGEEDAGVSQKAKRERGRPKGSVNKKPAKRGRPRKYPLPSPEELKKPKVWKPLGRPRKYPRVDPPEGSLPAPRRSRGRPRKSESKKGAHLRKNLPASSSSPCNPNVESPRKRGRPPSTQKKDAGSPRKRGRPQSTQKKDAGTPRKRGRPPSTPKKDAGTPRKRGRPKGSVNKKDGHSKAKGDSSPVGVEHEAELAKDEVEHDDAEDSMEPDTEASIVDDTEASIVHDTEMTIMDNTEESLIDQDASFEVSNQA; from the exons ATGGAAGATGAAATAAGAACGACTGAGACAGAACAAGGAGATGTGGCGAGCAATGAGGGAGAGTCCAGTGTAGAAATGTCCAACAGTCCAACTAAAAAAGGAAGGGGGAGGCCACAAGGTTCAAAGAAGTTGAAGGTTTGTGTTACAGACGTTAACCTAATGGAGCTGGTTTCAGGCATTTCCAATGGTGGGTCTACACAGACCCCGAGGAAAAGAGGGCGTCCAAAACGGGCAGAGCAACAAGGAGCAGGAGACGACCATGCTGATGATTCTGTGCAAACCCAAGGCTCCAAGAAACACGCCAGTAATGAAGACAGTCTTACGACAGACCCTTCTCCTAAGAAAAGAGGCAGGCCAAGAAAGTCTCTCAGCTATAGCACCCCTGAGAAGGCTGATACTAAAGACGTACTGAACGGTGACTCTGAGACACCAAAAGCGAGATGGGGTCGTCCAAAAGGATCCACGAAGCGCAAGTCAGAAAGTTTAACAAGTGAAGAAACTGAAggcggtcttgtaacacaaagATCTCTCAATAAGAAACTCAGGCTGGAGACAGAGTTGAGCAGTGAAGGGGAGGAGGACGCTGGTGTAAGCCAAA AAGCTAAGAGGGAAAGAGGTCGACCTAAAGGCTCTGTAAACAAGAAACCAGCCAAAAGGGGAAGGCCTAGGAAATACCCTTTGCCGTCACCTGAGGAACTGAAAAAACCAAAAGTATGGAAGCCGCTGGGAAGGCCGAGGAAATACCCACGTGTTGATCCTCCAGAGGGATCTCTACCAGCCCCTCGCAGAAGCCGCGGTCGGCCTCGCAAGTCAGAGTCCAAGAAAGGCGCTCACTTGCGCAAGAATTTGCCAGCCTCTTCATCCTCACCATGCAACCCCAATGTTGAATCCCCGAGAAAGAGGGGCCGTCCCCCAAGTACTCAAAAAAAAGATGCTGGCTCCCCAAGAAAGAGGGGCCGTCCCCAAAGTACTCAAAAAAAAGATGCAGGAACCCCGCGGAAAAGGGGCCGTCCCCCAAGTACTCCAAAAAAAGATGCTGGAACCCCGCGGAAAAGGGGCCGCCCCAAAGGTTCAGTCAACAAAAAGGACGGCCATTCAAAAGCAAAGGGCGATTCATCTCCTGTTGGGGTGGAACATGAAGCAGAGCTGGCAAAAGACGAGGTGGAGCATGACGATGCAGAGGATTCCATGGAGCCCGACACAGAGGCGTCTATCGTGGACGACACAGAGGCGTCCATTGTGCACGACACAGAGATGACCATCATGGACAATACTGAAGAATCACTCATCGATCAGGATGCAAGCTTTGAAGTTAGTAACCAGGCTTAA
- the LOC116047349 gene encoding chromosomal protein D1-like isoform X7, translating into MEDEIRTTETEQGDVASNEGESSVEMSNSPTKKGRGRPQGSKKLKVCVTDVNLMELVSGISNGGSTQTPRKRGRPKRAEQQGAGDDHADDSVQTQGSKKHASNEDSLTTDPSPKKRGRPRKSLSYSTPEKADTKDVLNGDSETPKARWGRPKGSTKRKSESLTSEETEGGLVTQRSLNKKLRLETELSSEGEEDAGVSQKPPIRRSRGRPRKVISQERGDKEQAKRERGRPKGSVNKKPAKRGRPRKYPLPSPEELKKPKVWKPLGRPRKYPRVDPPEGSLPAPRRSRGRPRKSESKKGAHLRKNLPASSSSPCNPNVESPRKRGRPPSTQKKDAGTPRKRGRPKGSVNKKDGHSKAKGDSSPVGVEHEAELAKDEVEHDDAEDSMEPDTEASIVDDTEASIVHDTEMTIMDNTEESLIDQDASFEVSNQA; encoded by the exons ATGGAAGATGAAATAAGAACGACTGAGACAGAACAAGGAGATGTGGCGAGCAATGAGGGAGAGTCCAGTGTAGAAATGTCCAACAGTCCAACTAAAAAAGGAAGGGGGAGGCCACAAGGTTCAAAGAAGTTGAAGGTTTGTGTTACAGACGTTAACCTAATGGAGCTGGTTTCAGGCATTTCCAATGGTGGGTCTACACAGACCCCGAGGAAAAGAGGGCGTCCAAAACGGGCAGAGCAACAAGGAGCAGGAGACGACCATGCTGATGATTCTGTGCAAACCCAAGGCTCCAAGAAACACGCCAGTAATGAAGACAGTCTTACGACAGACCCTTCTCCTAAGAAAAGAGGCAGGCCAAGAAAGTCTCTCAGCTATAGCACCCCTGAGAAGGCTGATACTAAAGACGTACTGAACGGTGACTCTGAGACACCAAAAGCGAGATGGGGTCGTCCAAAAGGATCCACGAAGCGCAAGTCAGAAAGTTTAACAAGTGAAGAAACTGAAggcggtcttgtaacacaaagATCTCTCAATAAGAAACTCAGGCTGGAGACAGAGTTGAGCAGTGAAGGGGAGGAGGACGCTGGTGTAAGCCAAAAACCACCGATAAGGAGATCGAGGGGAAGGCCAAGAAAAGttatttcacaggagagaggagataaAGAACAAGCTAAGAGGGAAAGAGGTCGACCTAAAGGCTCTGTAAACAAGAAACCAGCCAAAAGGGGAAGGCCTAGGAAATACCCTTTGCCGTCACCTGAGGAACTGAAAAAACCAAAAGTATGGAAGCCGCTGGGAAGGCCGAGGAAATACCCACGTGTTGATCCTCCAGAGGGATCTCTACCAGCCCCTCGCAGAAGCCGCGGTCGGCCTCGCAAGTCAGAGTCCAAGAAAGGCGCTCACTTGCGCAAGAATTTGCCAGCCTCTTCATCCTCACCATGCAACCCCAATGTTGAATCCCCGAGAAAGAGGGGCCGTCCCCCAAGTACTCAAAAAAAAG ATGCTGGAACCCCGCGGAAAAGGGGCCGCCCCAAAGGTTCAGTCAACAAAAAGGACGGCCATTCAAAAGCAAAGGGCGATTCATCTCCTGTTGGGGTGGAACATGAAGCAGAGCTGGCAAAAGACGAGGTGGAGCATGACGATGCAGAGGATTCCATGGAGCCCGACACAGAGGCGTCTATCGTGGACGACACAGAGGCGTCCATTGTGCACGACACAGAGATGACCATCATGGACAATACTGAAGAATCACTCATCGATCAGGATGCAAGCTTTGAAGTTAGTAACCAGGCTTAA